Genomic segment of Acinetobacter larvae:
TACTCATCTTTAGAAAGCTCATTACACAAAATGACCATATCTTGCAGGTCAATAATCCCAGCGAACAGCATGCCAGCATTTTGGCTTTAGAAACTTCGCCAGTGAGTTTTATTATTACGCCACAGCTACTATTAACAGTACGTGAACAAGGGAATCAATCCTTAGAAAGTTATGTTAGTCGGGTCAATACTTTATTACAGCGTCCCATTGAACAACAAAATGTACCGCGTAAATTGGCGAGTTCACCTTTAGATTTGGCACTACGTTTGCTCAATAGTATGGTTGATGATTATTTGCAGATTCGTGTACCTTTAACCAAACGTGTTGATTATTGGCAGCAGGCTTTATTACAAGACCATCGCCGTTTCCATAAATGGAATCAATTACTACAAGAGAATATGGCTTTTCAGCAAATTGAAAATTTATGCGAAGAACAAATCGAGTCATTACAAGAATTAAAAGATGAAGTGGTGGATAATTTCCAACACCTGAAATCACAAAAGGGCAATGAACGGCAAGATATATTATTGGTGCGTATTAATGATCTAAGTAATCATATTGAGCGTATTCAAACCCATACCACACGTTTTCGGAATGCCATTCAGTCGGCAATCGATTTACACTTTTCGGCGATTGCCAATCAGACCAATGAAAATATGCGTATCTTAGCTATTATTACGGCGATTTTTGCACCTTTAACGTTGTTGACGGGATTATATGGGATGAACTTTGAGTTTATTCCGGGTATTCGTTCGCCGCACGGTTTTTGGGTGATGATTGTCTTAATGCTACTGACCACGTTCTTATTAATCAGCTATTTTTATCGCCAACACTTGGTTGGGCGAGGCGAGCGCAGTGTATTGGAATTGATGGCACAGCAAAATCAAAACCAACGTATGAACTTTTTATGGTTTATGCACTTAGAGCCGTTAAAACCCAATAAGAAAAATAAAACTAAATCCTAGCTCTGTGTATTGATCTGCCTGAGCTCATAGCGATCACCCTACGCTGTAGGGGCTATCGGGGTATTGGCAATATAAACGATAAAGCGTTTGCATGAGATCCAGTCCGGTGATAATACCGCCCTATATTAGATTCTAATTTTAGGCTGATTATAATGGCTTGATTTCCTTAAGCCATTACAATGCAAATTTAAGAAAAAAACATTGAATAAATACGACTATGTCGTAGAATATCAACTACGACATAGTCGTACTAGATATGGAAGATCGATGTATACGATATGTGAAACTACTCTTTTTAGTAAGTTTTATTCGGACTATTGGACAGAACAAGCGTATAACGAGTTTAAGATTTTTCTCGCCTCTAATCCTGAATCTGGTGATGTAGAACCTCATTCTGGGGGAATACGTAAAATTCGCTGGGGATCTGGTCAAAGTGGTAAAAGTGGAGGTGTTAGAGTAATTTATCCTTTGGAGCGTAAAACCTCGGGGTGCTCAAGGATATAAGCGACTGGCGTAAGCCATTCGTGTGTAGTGTGGTGTTTGCTGTTGTTGGATGTATTGTTTAATCATCTTAATTGGCGCACCGTCACATGATGCAGTAAAGTAGCTAGGCGACCACAGAGCATTTCCCCATAGCTTGTTTTAATTTCAGGGTGTTTGCTGCATTCTTAGAATGCGACAGGAAGCACCCTTTAAACTATTCACTAAGCTAGTAATTGCTATTTACTGTTAGCCATAGACCCAATATATTTTTAAGTATGAAGACACTTAAATTACGCATAAAAGATAAACATTGTAAGATGCTAGACCAACTAGCGTCAGAGGTTAATTTTGTCTGGAATTATGTCAATGACTTATGCTTCAAGCATCTACAGCGAAAACAACAATTCTTTTCAGCATACGATATAGCAAAATATACAAAAGGTGCATCTAAAGAATGCAACTTGCACAGCCAAACCATACAGGCAGTTACAGAAGAATTAGTGACAAGACGCAAGCAATTCAAGAAAGCAAAATTAAAATGGCGTGTCAGCAATAAAAAATCAGCTAGACGCTCTTTAGGATGGATACCCTTCAAGAAAGTAGCGATTAAATATGCTGATGGCTATGTTCAATATGCTAAGCACCAATTCAAAGTATGGGATAGTTACGGACTAAGCAAATACAATGTTAAAACAGGCTCGTTTGTCGAGGACAGCCGCGGACGTTGGTACGTTTGTCTTGTGGTTGAAGTGATTAAGACAGAGAAAACTCATTCTAAAACCGCAATTGGCATAGATTTAGGTTTAAAAGATTTAGCGACTTGTTCAGATGGCGTAAAGCTGAAAGCCCCTAAAATCTATCGGCAATATGAACAAAAACTTGGTATTGCTCAAAGAGCAAGAAATAAGAAACGTCTTAGAGCGCTTCACGCCAAGATCAAAAATATCCGTCAAAACATACTGCATCAATTCAGCCATAAACTAGTGAGTGAACATGCAGCCATCTTCGTTGGTAATGTGAATGCCAAAGCATTAGCACAAACTAGATTAGCTAAATCGGTGCTAGATGCCAGTTGGACAACACTAAGAACAATGCTCAAGTATAAATGCGAGAACGCAGGAGTATGGTATGAAGAAGTTAATGAAGCCTATACCACCCAAACTTGCTCGTGCTGTGGTTCACGCTGCAGTAGTCCGAAAGGTAGAGCAGGACTTGGAATAAGAGAATG
This window contains:
- a CDS encoding RNA-guided endonuclease InsQ/TnpB family protein; amino-acid sequence: MKTLKLRIKDKHCKMLDQLASEVNFVWNYVNDLCFKHLQRKQQFFSAYDIAKYTKGASKECNLHSQTIQAVTEELVTRRKQFKKAKLKWRVSNKKSARRSLGWIPFKKVAIKYADGYVQYAKHQFKVWDSYGLSKYNVKTGSFVEDSRGRWYVCLVVEVIKTEKTHSKTAIGIDLGLKDLATCSDGVKLKAPKIYRQYEQKLGIAQRARNKKRLRALHAKIKNIRQNILHQFSHKLVSEHAAIFVGNVNAKALAQTRLAKSVLDASWTTLRTMLKYKCENAGVWYEEVNEAYTTQTCSCCGSRCSSPKGRAGLGIREWQCRECGSSWDRDVNSALNILALGHERLAGGVPVL
- a CDS encoding magnesium transporter CorA family protein — translated: MQIYYFYQHRSAQYYFIQNTALTDQSAEFVWMDCVREDVVNQPMLWQQQVFAQTGLHVNELHVQDILNLEHPCTFDTLADYDLLIFRKLITQNDHILQVNNPSEQHASILALETSPVSFIITPQLLLTVREQGNQSLESYVSRVNTLLQRPIEQQNVPRKLASSPLDLALRLLNSMVDDYLQIRVPLTKRVDYWQQALLQDHRRFHKWNQLLQENMAFQQIENLCEEQIESLQELKDEVVDNFQHLKSQKGNERQDILLVRINDLSNHIERIQTHTTRFRNAIQSAIDLHFSAIANQTNENMRILAIITAIFAPLTLLTGLYGMNFEFIPGIRSPHGFWVMIVLMLLTTFLLISYFYRQHLVGRGERSVLELMAQQNQNQRMNFLWFMHLEPLKPNKKNKTKS